A stretch of the Nosocomiicoccus ampullae genome encodes the following:
- a CDS encoding M24 family metallopeptidase, giving the protein MKKLDNTKSLLKKYDVDAILIMSEFNRRYLSDFTGSSGAVIITNDDEYLISDFRYNVQAREESPHFEFVLQNKGLLPFIIEFLKSKDIKKLGFEGEYTNYNDYSKLESEFDLEAITGEFEKMRMIKSEDEIAHIQKACEIVDKAYEHILTFVKAGMTELEVKAELEYKMAQLGSEGPSFDTIVASGYRGALPHATPSEKVIEDGDLVTLDFGATYNGYVSDITRTFGVGNVSDELKNVYNIVLESQLKSLETIKVGFTGKEADKVARDIITENGYGDNFGHSLGHGIGLEVHEGPGLAKTVDTVLEENMIITIEPGIYVEDLGGVRIEDDAIVTTEGLKKLTHSSKELFIINN; this is encoded by the coding sequence ATGAAAAAACTAGACAACACAAAATCTCTATTAAAAAAATATGACGTTGACGCTATTCTCATTATGAGTGAGTTTAACAGAAGATACTTATCAGATTTCACTGGTTCGAGTGGTGCGGTTATTATTACGAATGATGATGAATATTTAATATCAGACTTTAGATATAACGTTCAAGCAAGAGAAGAATCTCCACATTTTGAATTTGTATTACAAAATAAAGGATTACTTCCATTTATTATTGAATTTTTAAAATCAAAAGATATTAAAAAATTAGGTTTTGAAGGCGAATATACAAATTATAATGACTATTCCAAATTAGAAAGTGAATTTGATCTTGAAGCAATAACTGGCGAATTTGAAAAGATGAGAATGATTAAATCTGAAGATGAGATTGCACATATTCAAAAAGCTTGTGAAATTGTCGATAAAGCTTACGAACATATTTTAACTTTTGTAAAAGCAGGAATGACAGAACTAGAAGTAAAAGCCGAGTTAGAATATAAAATGGCTCAACTTGGTTCTGAAGGACCAAGTTTTGATACAATTGTAGCAAGTGGTTATAGAGGTGCGTTACCACACGCAACACCTTCAGAAAAAGTCATTGAAGATGGAGATTTAGTAACTCTAGATTTTGGCGCGACATATAACGGGTACGTATCTGATATTACGCGTACATTTGGTGTAGGTAATGTTTCAGATGAGTTAAAAAATGTGTATAATATTGTGTTAGAAAGTCAATTAAAATCTTTAGAAACGATTAAAGTAGGCTTTACTGGTAAAGAAGCTGATAAAGTTGCTAGAGACATCATTACTGAGAACGGTTATGGTGATAATTTCGGGCATTCTCTTGGCCATGGAATCGGTTTAGAGGTTCATGAAGGACCAGGTCTAGCAAAAACAGTTGATACAGTGTTAGAAGAAAATATGATTATTACAATCGAACCAGGAATCTATGTTGAGGATCTTGGTGGCGTAAGAATTGAAGACGATGCGATTGTAACAACAGAAGGGCTTAAAAAATTAACACATAGTAGTAAAGAGCTTTTCATCATTAACAACTAG
- the efp gene encoding elongation factor P encodes MISVNDFKTGLTVEVDNGIWRVIDFQHVKPGKGAAFVRSKLRNLRTGSIQEKTFRAGEKVGTAHIDNNKMQYLYNDGDDYVFMDNNTFEQVSIPSSQLEDEINYLKENMNVSIMTYEGETLGVELPKTVELEVVETEPSIKGDTVSGATKEAKLETGLSIQVPLFVNNGDVLIVNTEEGAYVSRA; translated from the coding sequence ATGATTTCAGTAAACGATTTTAAAACAGGACTTACAGTTGAAGTGGATAACGGTATTTGGAGAGTTATCGATTTCCAACACGTTAAACCAGGTAAAGGTGCAGCTTTTGTTCGCTCAAAACTAAGAAACTTACGTACAGGTTCGATTCAAGAAAAGACTTTTAGAGCTGGTGAAAAAGTTGGAACTGCACATATCGACAATAACAAAATGCAGTATTTATACAATGATGGTGACGATTACGTCTTTATGGATAATAACACTTTCGAGCAAGTATCAATACCAAGCAGTCAATTAGAAGATGAAATTAATTACCTAAAAGAAAACATGAACGTGTCAATTATGACATACGAAGGTGAAACGCTAGGTGTTGAATTACCTAAGACAGTTGAATTAGAAGTTGTAGAAACTGAACCAAGTATTAAAGGAGACACAGTTTCTGGTGCGACTAAAGAAGCTAAATTAGAAACAGGGCTATCAATTCAAGTACCGTTATTTGTTAACAACGGTGATGTTTTAATTGTAAACACTGAGGAAGGCGCATACGTGTCAAGAGCATAA
- the accB gene encoding acetyl-CoA carboxylase biotin carboxyl carrier protein — protein MNLEYIDQLIEKMDKASLTELSYKDKVIDISLKREPKITTQVAQPVSKTEVTPVEKETISDTEVPEGKTIKAPMVGTFYQSPSPEADPYIQVGDKIENDTIVCILEAMKLFNEIEAEVSGEIVDILVEDGEMVEYNQPLFRVK, from the coding sequence ATGAATTTAGAATATATAGATCAGCTAATTGAAAAAATGGATAAGGCAAGTCTTACAGAATTGTCTTATAAAGACAAAGTTATAGATATTAGCTTAAAACGCGAACCAAAAATAACTACTCAAGTTGCTCAACCTGTTTCTAAAACAGAAGTAACACCTGTTGAAAAGGAAACGATTAGTGATACTGAAGTACCAGAAGGTAAGACTATTAAAGCTCCGATGGTTGGTACTTTTTATCAATCTCCTTCACCAGAAGCAGATCCATACATTCAGGTTGGCGATAAAATAGAAAACGATACAATAGTTTGTATTTTAGAAGCAATGAAACTCTTCAATGAGATTGAAGCAGAAGTATCCGGTGAAATTGTAGATATTTTAGTTGAAGATGGAGAAATGGTTGAGTATAACCAACCATTGTTTAGAGTCAAATGA
- the accC gene encoding acetyl-CoA carboxylase biotin carboxylase subunit, with protein sequence MKKVLIANRGEIAVRIIRACHELGIKTVSVYSEADKDSLHRKLATESYCIGPKLSKDSYLDMISIITIAQNTNCDAIHPGYGFLAENVDFAEMCEASNLIFIGPHYKTIGLMGVKDVAKKTMQQAGVPTVPGSDGVVKNIDDAKTISKDIGYPVIIKASYGGGGKGIRVARNEEELIQNYKLTEQEAESAFGNKNLYIEKYITNFRHIEIQVLGDYHGNVVHLGERDCTIQRRMQKLVEEANSPVLSEEIREDMGNAAVRAAKHIDYVNAGTIEFIYDLDEKKYYFMEMNTRIQVEHPVTEMVTGVDLVKMQLKVAMREEIPFTQEDIKFKGHSFEFRINAENPYKNFMPSAGKITKFIEPGGFGVRLETASYQGYTIPPYYDSMIAKLIVFGEDRRDALQVARRALNEFIIEGIDTTIPFHKNIINNEDFINNNYNTNFLEQHDIMNE encoded by the coding sequence ATAAAAAAAGTACTTATCGCAAACCGAGGTGAAATTGCAGTACGTATTATTCGTGCTTGCCATGAACTCGGTATAAAGACAGTAAGTGTTTACTCAGAGGCTGATAAAGATAGTTTACACCGGAAACTAGCGACTGAGTCATATTGTATTGGTCCTAAATTATCTAAAGATAGTTACTTAGATATGATTAGTATAATTACAATTGCTCAGAATACTAATTGTGACGCAATTCATCCTGGATATGGTTTTTTAGCTGAAAATGTAGATTTTGCAGAGATGTGTGAAGCGAGCAATTTAATTTTTATCGGTCCTCATTACAAAACGATTGGACTCATGGGTGTCAAAGACGTCGCTAAAAAGACGATGCAACAAGCAGGCGTACCAACTGTTCCAGGTTCAGACGGTGTCGTAAAAAATATTGACGATGCAAAAACAATTTCTAAAGATATTGGATATCCAGTTATTATAAAAGCAAGTTATGGTGGTGGCGGAAAAGGAATTCGCGTTGCACGTAACGAAGAAGAACTTATTCAAAATTATAAACTAACTGAACAAGAGGCAGAAAGTGCGTTTGGTAATAAGAATTTATATATCGAAAAGTATATTACGAACTTTAGACATATTGAGATACAAGTACTCGGTGACTACCACGGCAATGTCGTTCATTTAGGCGAAAGAGATTGTACGATACAACGAAGAATGCAAAAACTTGTAGAAGAAGCAAATAGTCCAGTTTTAAGCGAAGAAATTAGAGAGGATATGGGTAATGCGGCAGTACGTGCAGCAAAACATATCGATTATGTAAATGCTGGTACGATTGAATTTATTTATGATCTTGATGAGAAAAAGTATTATTTTATGGAAATGAATACACGTATTCAAGTTGAGCACCCTGTGACAGAGATGGTGACTGGGGTAGATTTAGTTAAAATGCAACTTAAAGTTGCGATGCGTGAAGAAATTCCATTTACTCAAGAAGACATTAAATTTAAAGGACATTCATTTGAATTTAGAATCAATGCAGAAAATCCGTATAAAAACTTTATGCCATCAGCAGGCAAAATCACAAAATTTATAGAACCCGGTGGTTTTGGTGTGAGACTTGAAACGGCAAGTTATCAAGGGTATACAATACCGCCGTATTACGATTCGATGATCGCTAAACTTATCGTCTTTGGAGAAGATAGAAGGGACGCATTACAAGTTGCAAGACGCGCCTTAAATGAATTTATAATTGAAGGTATTGATACGACGATACCGTTTCATAAAAATATAATTAATAATGAGGATTTCATCAACAACAATTATAATACTAATTTTCTTGAGCAACATGATATAATGAATGAATGA
- a CDS encoding Asp23/Gls24 family envelope stress response protein codes for MEVLGHDETIGKIKISTEVLEVISSISVLETKGVASLQNNFASGTIEKFGKKYRGKGIRVDEKDGYLKISAFVNLSDDKNVHKIAEDIQENIKQSISTMLDINVIDEINVHIVNINK; via the coding sequence ATGGAAGTATTAGGACATGATGAAACTATAGGTAAAATTAAAATTTCAACAGAAGTACTCGAAGTGATTTCAAGCATTTCTGTGCTTGAAACTAAAGGTGTTGCTTCGTTACAGAATAATTTTGCAAGTGGAACTATTGAAAAATTTGGTAAAAAATATCGTGGAAAAGGCATAAGAGTCGATGAAAAAGATGGTTATTTAAAAATCTCTGCTTTTGTAAATCTTTCAGACGATAAAAATGTACACAAAATTGCTGAGGACATTCAAGAGAATATCAAGCAATCAATCTCAACTATGTTAGATATTAACGTCATTGATGAAATTAACGTTCATATCGTAAATATTAATAAGTAA
- the nusB gene encoding transcription antitermination factor NusB, which produces MNRHEQRVKAFQILFQIDNDIVDLNSVKFFDLYLTMPYIKETIDYYIEHQDEINKTISAKLNNYTLDRISKVDRNVLRLAASELLSTNTPKKIIVNEAVKITKIYSDVNSYKFVNGVLKNFINE; this is translated from the coding sequence ATGAACAGACATGAACAAAGAGTTAAGGCATTTCAAATATTATTCCAAATCGATAATGATATTGTAGATTTAAATAGCGTAAAGTTTTTTGACTTATATTTAACGATGCCTTATATAAAAGAAACTATTGACTATTATATTGAACATCAAGATGAAATTAATAAGACTATTAGTGCAAAATTAAATAATTATACACTTGATCGAATTAGTAAGGTAGATAGAAATGTGTTAAGGCTAGCTGCTTCAGAACTTCTATCTACAAATACACCAAAGAAAATTATTGTTAATGAGGCTGTTAAAATAACAAAAATCTACAGTGACGTAAACAGTTATAAGTTTGTGAACGGTGTACTTAAAAACTTTATAAACGAGTGA
- the xseA gene encoding exodeoxyribonuclease VII large subunit, giving the protein MSKDQILTVSALSSYIEEKFVRDPYLERVFIKGEISNSKLHSSGIFYFTLKDTHATIRGIMFSNKVKKLKKLPEEGDGVIIEGTITVFKSGGYYQITANDIELDGQGQLYEKLEKNKKMLEEKGYFKSEYKKALPKFPKDIILVTSKTSAAYNDMINAVTKRFPLTKVKVLNTLMQGQKSIDSVIKNLEIADNHQADIVILARGGGSIEDLWTFNELEVAKKVFNMTTPTITAIGHETDTTLVDYVSDKRATTPTQAIELALFDQYYLLDKIAEDDLRLKKLVKDKLIQKETQLESYKNYYKFRMPTRLYDQHIQKLVYKKDQLNALYNTHFNNFQNKYNELNYELKLLTPKNKIQEYKNINNDFKKTLTNEMNLIFVDSKSKVRHKLEVLSRLNPLEILKRGYSFTSLDDKVLKSVNEVKQGDALTIHVSDGRIETKVTEVIDDE; this is encoded by the coding sequence ATGAGTAAAGACCAAATACTTACAGTAAGTGCTTTATCATCGTATATTGAAGAGAAATTTGTAAGAGACCCGTATTTAGAACGGGTCTTTATTAAAGGTGAAATATCTAATAGCAAGTTACATAGTTCTGGTATTTTTTACTTTACACTTAAAGACACACATGCGACAATTCGTGGCATTATGTTTAGTAATAAAGTGAAGAAATTAAAGAAATTACCAGAAGAAGGTGATGGTGTCATCATCGAAGGTACAATTACTGTATTTAAATCTGGTGGTTATTATCAAATTACAGCGAATGATATAGAGCTAGATGGACAGGGACAGCTTTATGAAAAATTAGAGAAAAATAAAAAAATGCTTGAAGAAAAAGGTTATTTTAAATCTGAATATAAAAAGGCATTACCAAAATTTCCTAAAGATATTATTCTGGTAACGTCCAAAACGAGTGCGGCATATAACGATATGATTAACGCTGTAACTAAAAGATTTCCATTAACGAAAGTAAAAGTGTTAAATACGTTAATGCAAGGACAAAAAAGTATAGACTCTGTTATTAAAAATCTTGAAATCGCAGATAATCATCAAGCAGACATTGTTATACTTGCGCGTGGTGGTGGCTCTATTGAAGATTTATGGACATTTAACGAGTTAGAAGTTGCTAAAAAGGTATTTAACATGACTACACCTACCATCACAGCTATCGGCCACGAAACAGATACAACACTTGTCGATTACGTGTCGGATAAGCGTGCAACAACACCTACTCAAGCAATCGAACTTGCATTGTTTGATCAGTATTATTTACTTGATAAAATAGCCGAAGATGATTTAAGACTTAAAAAGTTAGTGAAAGATAAGTTAATTCAAAAAGAAACTCAACTTGAGAGTTATAAAAATTATTATAAGTTTAGAATGCCTACTAGATTATACGATCAGCATATTCAAAAACTAGTTTATAAAAAAGACCAGTTAAACGCATTATATAATACGCATTTTAATAACTTTCAAAACAAATATAACGAGTTGAATTATGAGTTAAAATTACTCACGCCTAAAAATAAAATTCAAGAATATAAAAATATAAATAATGATTTTAAAAAAACACTCACAAATGAAATGAATTTAATATTCGTAGATTCTAAATCAAAGGTGAGACATAAGCTTGAAGTATTAAGTCGATTGAATCCCCTTGAAATTTTAAAAAGAGGCTACTCTTTTACAAGCTTAGATGATAAAGTTTTAAAAAGTGTTAACGAAGTGAAGCAAGGAGACGCTTTAACTATCCATGTAAGTGATGGACGCATTGAGACTAAAGTGACTGAGGTGATTGATGATGAGTAA
- the xseB gene encoding exodeoxyribonuclease VII small subunit, which yields MSKSADQTLSFEEKMKKLEDIIQKLDSDEVQLEESLSLYKEGIKLSKECDEILKNAQLEIEELEGNNDD from the coding sequence ATGAGTAAATCAGCAGATCAAACGTTGAGTTTTGAAGAAAAAATGAAAAAACTTGAAGATATAATTCAAAAATTAGACAGTGATGAAGTTCAATTAGAAGAATCTTTATCATTATATAAAGAAGGTATTAAACTCTCAAAAGAATGTGACGAGATTTTAAAGAATGCTCAACTTGAAATTGAAGAATTAGAGGGTAATAACGATGATTAA
- a CDS encoding polyprenyl synthetase family protein, with amino-acid sequence MINDYQQYLNEVDLLIKDHLNKNDVSSKVKESSLYSISAGGKKIRPLLLFKTLKALNFPLELGVPAAATIEMIHTYSLIHDDLPAMDNDDYRRGKLTNHKVYGEATAILAGDNLLTESIHLLSHANYNDAIKINLIQLITNAAGQFGMISGQMNDILSANKEIDYKTLENIHRYKTGKLIQAPVVAAAMIAGASNDIINNLNDFSGELGLLFQIKDDLLDVQGTQEELGKSVGTDEKNQTTTYVSLFGVEGAMDLLKEKETETKRLLYKLKDDIDIIHLEDIISIVVNRTK; translated from the coding sequence ATGATTAATGATTATCAACAGTACTTAAATGAAGTGGATTTGTTAATTAAAGATCATTTAAATAAAAATGATGTTTCTAGTAAAGTTAAAGAATCTTCTTTATATTCAATCTCAGCAGGTGGTAAAAAAATTCGTCCACTGTTGTTATTTAAAACATTAAAAGCTTTAAATTTCCCTTTAGAATTAGGTGTACCTGCAGCTGCTACAATTGAAATGATTCATACTTACTCTTTAATACACGATGACTTACCAGCGATGGATAATGATGACTATAGACGTGGAAAACTAACAAATCATAAAGTATATGGAGAAGCGACAGCGATTCTTGCTGGCGATAATCTACTAACAGAAAGTATTCATCTACTTAGCCATGCGAATTATAACGATGCTATTAAAATAAATCTAATTCAACTGATTACAAATGCTGCAGGGCAATTTGGAATGATTAGCGGACAAATGAATGATATATTAAGTGCAAATAAAGAAATTGATTATAAAACTTTAGAAAATATACACCGCTATAAAACCGGTAAATTAATACAAGCTCCAGTTGTTGCCGCTGCGATGATTGCTGGCGCAAGTAATGATATTATTAATAATTTAAACGATTTTTCCGGAGAACTTGGCTTATTATTCCAAATAAAAGATGATTTACTAGATGTTCAAGGGACGCAAGAAGAATTAGGAAAATCCGTTGGTACTGATGAAAAAAATCAAACGACGACTTATGTATCATTATTTGGTGTTGAAGGAGCAATGGATCTATTAAAAGAAAAAGAGACAGAAACAAAAAGATTACTTTACAAACTAAAAGATGATATTGATATTATACATTTAGAAGATATTATTTCTATAGTCGTAAATAGAACGAAATGA